TCTGATGAAAGGAACAATTCCAAACTAATTAGAAAATTCAAACACAACTTGGACAGCTGCCAAATGTGCAAATCGATGCACGTCATGTGCATCTTTGCAGTCTCAAGCATAtagtttagaatttttttttctcaACATATATAGTGTACAGTAATGTGTATACACCAAAAATATCAGTTTCCGAAAGTAAAGAAGTATGTATGTAGGTATTAGCTTACCACAGACGAACATCCTCTAAGCATTCTTAGCAATGTCGGTCGAGGCTTATCTTTAGGAATTGCAAATGTTATATTATAAATTGCTGGAACAAAAGAACGCAAATGGCTTACTGCTGCAACAAAACCCTGAAGAAGAGAATGCGAGCAGATGAATATCTATGGAAATTTTCTCTTGatcatatatataaaaaaagtacATGTAAACAATGTTGTCAGTGTTACGAATCATTCCTCTGAAGTTTCAATCTAGGATGAGAAAATGTTAATGTCACCAAATTAAAACCAGAAAGATGTTACAAAAGATTACATCACCTTGGTTCGAGGAATCAAAACATTCCTTGGGATAGGTAATCCTGCAGAAGTAGCATATTCTTGGGCTGCTAAAAGCTTTGTGTGCGTAAAGCGAGTTCCTTCTACAAAAACAGCCAACCAAAAAGGTTGGTGGAAATCATTTAGCTGTTGGAAGCCTGACTGCAGTGGAAGACCGAAAGAAGAAATAAATGTAACAAACAAAAGTAGAAGATTACAATACGAACTGATAAAGGTTCGATAATAGTACCTTCAAGGTGTTTTCATCCTTGGCCCAGCTTCTCTCGAGACTGATATAACCAGAAAACCACATTGACCATCCCAAAACCTGAAAAGTAAATATTTCCCTTACCATTATATTGAGCTTATGAAGATGGATTAACACATTCTTCAGCCAACTAGCAGCATTTTCCCCCTAATGCTATAGCACAACAGTGTATCAACTAGTGAGGTTATTTACTAGAGATCTGTTAAATTTTTGGCCCAACTATGCATAACACTTCCAACTAAAAATTTGACCGCTGCACTTACTGAAATTAAATGTTCGAAATGGCAAAAAATGGTCTAATATTTCTGTGTCTTTGCAAAGCAATATCTGATGTTGCACTCTTTAACCGAACACTATAAACTTTAAATTACACAAAATATAACTTGCATTCAGTTGCAAAATCCAACTTAACAACAACTAGCACCAGAGAACATAACATAGTGAATAATTCTGAAGGTGTCAATTCTGAAGGTGTCAGAGACTTACAGGAAGATATGATAAAGATTTCTTTGCCAAAGCAATTGTGCTACCGAGGCAACCTACTCTCTGTAAATAACCATAAAGGAAAATATGAAAAAGCATATCTTTCTGCAATTCTGCTTCAATAAGGGAATAAGAATAGGTTGTCTTCCCAAAAGAGCGCATAAGAATAAAATCAAGAGATTATAGTGCTACAATGGTACCAATGCTTAGATCGAAAAACCAATCTCCCAAtctattaaattattatttgcaTATACATCCATCAAAATTCTCCATCTTTACaattttgttttattaatttttcaaCTTTTTATTCTATAGGAACACTATTCTAAAAGATCAATGAATTGCTCTTGAGCAATGACAACAGCATGAGCAATCATCCCACCACATTGTCCGAGAAGCAAGCAAACCAGAAGAACGATATGAATATGATACAATGTTTCCTAATAAGCAATCCTTGCCATATTATCATTTATCTCACACATGTTTCTTTTCCTTCCATGAAATtccaaataaaagataaaaagagagagagagagagagaaaagaaaaaagaaccaTTTATTCTTCTCAACAGAAAGTGGTTCTAAGTTATGGTTGTTCACGTGCTTACAGTTCTAAGTTGAGTTCTCAGCCAAATAACTATAGGGATGTTTCAAAGTTTTCTAAGGCAAAGAGAGAAATGACATGTCAAGATTTTCTTAAATTAAGAAATGGATGCTTCTCGAAAGAGAGAGAATTTCGATGCTTCAAGAAAGACAAAAATTTAAGTTAAAGTAGACAAGCACCTGAGCTATAACCCATCCGACAAGCCAGTCAATGTCACTTCTATGATTGGAGATTACTAGTGCATGTTCTTTTCCTGAAATCGGTTATTATCAAAGAATCAATAAAACTTACACATGAAAAAAGAAGATACAGAAAACCTTGTATCTCGCAAAAGAATTCAGGTAACTAAACTGACAGAGTTTTCTTACCCATCAACCCAAAAGTTTCTTGATCTGTGTATAACTCAACCTAGCAGGAAGCACAAAATATGCACATAGTTAGTCTTAAAACACAATAGAAATCAGTATGAT
The Nicotiana sylvestris chromosome 11, ASM39365v2, whole genome shotgun sequence DNA segment above includes these coding regions:
- the LOC104224060 gene encoding 1-acyl-sn-glycerol-3-phosphate acyltransferase PLS1-like isoform X2; amino-acid sequence: MVGTHMAFRLVELYTDQETFGLMGKEHALVISNHRSDIDWLVGWVIAQRVGCLGSTIALAKKSLSYLPVLGWSMWFSGYISLERSWAKDENTLKSGFQQLNDFHQPFWLAVFVEGTRFTHTKLLAAQEYATSAGLPIPRNVLIPRTKGFVAAVSHLRSFVPAIYNITFAIPKDKPRPTLLRMLRGCSSVVHVRVERRLMQELPEDESGIAQWCKDVFVVKDTLLEQHLVTGTFGDQECQDIGRPKKSLLVVICWSCFLFFSAIKFFEWCPFSWGGVVFCAVFLVFVLVLMQILIVFSKSEKSIAPKVPPRNTLEENLLPA